The Rhea pennata isolate bPtePen1 chromosome Z, bPtePen1.pri, whole genome shotgun sequence genome includes a region encoding these proteins:
- the ELAC1 gene encoding zinc phosphodiesterase ELAC protein 1 encodes MSMEVTFLGTGSAFPSPARGASALALRRDGESWLFDCGEGTQTQLMKSHLRAGRITKIFITHLHGDHFFGLPGLLCTLSLQSSPDPNKPPLDIYGPLGLRNFIWRTMELSHSQLLFPYVVHELVPTRDQCPPEEFKELSYLDREVPSEEARGRILHLDPVENSYLLVDDEQFVVKAFRLFHRIPSFGFVVEEKPRTGKLNVQKLKEIGVHPGPLYGKLKNGITVVLENGVTICPSDVLEDPIPGRKICILGDCSGVVGDAAMKLCYEADILIHEATLDDTQEEKAREHGHSTPKMASDFAKLCKVKKLVLTHFSQRYKPATQTSEGDTDVTELKRQAESVLGGQEVTLAEDFMTIEVPLKKQKL; translated from the exons ATGTCCATGGAAGTAACTTTCCTTGGGACGGGCTCAGCGTTCCCGTCTCCGGCGAGAGGCGCGTCAGCGCTGGCGCTTCGCCGCGACGGGGAGTCCTGGCTCTTCGACTGCGGCGAGGGGACCCAGACGCAGCTCATGAaaagccacctgagagcag GTAGAATTACAAAGATTTTCATAACCCATCTTCATGGTGACCATTTTTTTGGACTTCCTGGCCTACTGTGCACACTGAGCCTCCAAAGTAGCCCTGACCCAAACAAACCACCTCTTGACATTTATGGACCATTAGGACTCCGAAACTTTATATGGAGGACTATGGAGCTCTCCCACTCACAGCTTCTGTTTCCTTACGTTGTTCATGAACTGGTACCGACACGGGACCAGTGTCCTCCAGAAGAGTTTAAAGAACTTTCTTATCTGGACAGAGAAGTACCTTCAGAGGAAGCACGAGGGAGAATACTCCACTTGGATCCTGTAGAAAACTCTTACTTGCTGGTTGATGATGAGCAGTTTGTTGTGAAAGCGTTTCGTCTCTTCCACCGCATTCCTTCGTTTGGCTTTGTAGTGGAGGAGAAGCCACGGACGGGTAAACTCAATGTACAAAAGCTAAAAGAAATTG GAGTTCATCCAGGTCCTCTATATGGAAAACTGAAGAATGGTATTACAGTTGTTCTAGAAAATGGAGTAACTATTTGTCCTTCAGATGTCTTAGAAGACCCTattcctggaagaaaaatttgcattttaggGGACTGTTCGGGGGTGGTTGGAGATGCAGCCATGAAACTTTGCTATGAAGCAGATATATTGATTCATGAAGCCACATTGGATGATACGCAAGAGGAGAAGGCCAGAGAGCATGGTCATAGCACTCCAAAAATGGCATctgattttgcaaaattatGTAAAGTTAAGAAGCTGGTTTTGACTCACTTTAGTCAACGATACAAACCAGCTACTCAAACAAGTGAAGGAGACACTGATGTAACAGAACTGAAGAGACAGGCAGAGTCAGTGTTAGGTGGTCAAGAAGTAACACTAGCTGAGGATTTTATGACAATAGAAGTTccactgaaaaagcaaaaattgtaG